The segment atatgattttataaatcaaaaaaaaaaaatatatatatatatatatatatgtattatttttctcttttctATATGTGTGTTAATTTGTATGTAAAAATTACTAATGTTAgcctttatttatatttatatatatgtaaattttttttttttttttttatacgtCAATcttgtatatatgtttgatCAAAGAACAAGATGAAAAAACTTTTACATAATGAaactaattttttataaattatacaaattataaataataaagcaTATTctgttaaataaataaatatatatatatatgtattattttgattttattttattttttaattaatttttttatattctatttatattatgtaaaagGTAGATATGTTCAAATTttccaaataataaaataattatgaaaaaaaaaaaaaaaaatatattaaaaggattataaaatattttaagttCATAATATTTGGTATTTcgttatatacatatatatatatatatatatatatataatattttataaaggaAGTGTACTAATAAattcaaattatataatcatacatatattgaTGTCAATATGTAAATGTATATTAAGGTTaaacataatttattttttaaatagaaaaaaaaaaaaacaattaaaataaaattatattatatatataaattttacttcattttatttgttttggTAAGTGTGATATTACGTTGGgtgtatattattgttttatgTACTCTTTAAAATTCttgaaatattttcattcttgaatatttttttgtaaatttatatatccaaatatatatatatatatatatatatatatatatatataatgtatttattttttttctatttatggTATCCATAAAAATACTGAAAAGAAATATCAcgtttgtaatatatatcctTAAAATATTCACTTTAAAGGATGTCATTGTTTacattatcatataaataatatacatgtatttatattaaatatttttgatatatatgtatatttttatatatattttttttttatttttgataaaataaaaaatgaatgaagATGCTATGAAAATTTTGAATAAATGTTCTggtgaaaagaaaaaaggggAAGACCTGAATTCTTGTAATTTACTGGAGTAttacaaaacaaaatattcatCCATAGATATTGAGAAAGCTAAGTTAATATTGAAAGAACAATTTTTGATACCTGACTTTAGAGAAAAACAATTAGAATGTTTAAATTCGATTAAGAGGTTTGAAcatgtattaaatattatgcCAACAGGTGGTGGGAAATCCTTAATTTATCAAGTATTGCCTTTAATTATTGAGGGTATAAGTATTGTAATAAGTCCATTAATTTCTTTAATACAAGACCAAATAATATccttaagaaataaaaaaatagtaGCAGAAACTATTAATAgttctttaaataaaaaagaaaatgaaagaatattagatattttaaaaagtcAAGATTTGGGAAATTTGAaggttttatatattacaccAGAAACTGCAACAAGTGGATattttatagatatattatatgaactttatataaataaaaaaatatcgcTTATTTCTATTGACGAAGTACATTGTATAAGTACATGGGGTTCTGATTTTAGAAAATCATATAGAAATTTAAATAAGATTCTGGATATCTGTCCTTATGTAAGAACATATTGTTGTACTGCCACAGCAACGAAATTTGTAGAAAAGGATATCATAAGAAacttaaatttttatatatttaataaagattgtgataacaatataaataataataatataaataataataataatatacataataataacaaatatgatgatcataataataattgtaaagTACTTAATATTGTTAGAACCTCATTCAACAGAccaaatttaaaatatattattatttatagtgATTTAATTAaagatgagaaaaaaaatagtgtgtgtgatattataaatgaaaaacgaaataaaggaaaaattggtatcatatattgttttaaaagaaatacatGTGATGAAATTTCTAAATATTTAAGAGAAAAAGGTATACAAGCTTTAAGTTATCATGCTGGATTAACAAATAATACAAGAAAAAGAATACAACAGAAATGGATTTCTGGGAAGACCAATATTTTAGTAGCTACCATTGCATTTGGTATGGGTATAGATAGAAAAGAtgtatcatttattattcattataaCTTACCAAAAAGTatagaaaattattatcaagAATCAGGAAGATGTGGAAGAAGTGGACATATATCtttttgttatttgttttattcaAAAGAAGATGTAGAGAAATtgtcatatataattaaaacaaGTTTTGCTCATTTAGATATGCATGAtgtaaatatagaaaaaaaatatgaaaaagaaatttataatttagaATGTGTTCACAACCTAtgtataaatgaaaaatgtatACGTTCTCAAATTTTGTCTTATTTTGGAGAAACGTAtccaaataaaaatttacaaacaaataatacTTCTGACCATAATAAACAAACTTATAAAAATCAAACACATGTCGAGAAATACAACTTTGATACTGCTAATATGTATCATCCGTCTGatcaaaataaagataatttgACAGATGAACATTTCTGTTGCTCATTTTGTTATGACACTAAAGGTTCAAGAATTAAAATTCAAAAAGTAATAAACTTATATgagaataaaaaaggaagtaATATATCGCAATTTTATAGTAAGGGTGAGACAcatgaatataattatttatatacgaACAATGGGaaacataaattatatgatgaTGACACATATTATAGCCCCTCGGGCGAAGAACCACGTGAAAAGAGAAGcacaaattattataataaatatggtgATAAATATGGtgataaatatgatgataaatatgatgataaatatgatgaaaaatatgatgataaatatGGTGATAGAAAATTACAGgaaggaatatataaattaaataataaaaaaattaaaggatATATACCTTTTCAGAGTGCATCTTCTATTATTCCTAAACAAATTCGAGATAAAGGAATTATTGAAGTAATGaaagaattagaaaaaagagaagaagaattaaatgaaaagaCAAAAAATGATCAGGAAAAACATAaagtaaataaaatgaatttattCAAAAGTAATTCTATGAATGTAAAGAGGAAGCATGtgttttcttcatttaaaatTCCAAGGAAAATTTGAACTAATTCATGTTAtattagataaaaaaaaaaaaaaaaaaaaaaaaagtatatatatatatatatatatgtatgattattatttatatgaataatatatggCTTAATAGGAAAAAAttcaaattaatatatgCAAATggtgttatataatatacatcttttatatcatattcaattctaacaatatatattttttgaatattatgaaaatttatGGCCTCTTCACACTTATCATATGTGATGATATAATATGTgtgtaaattatttattactttttctttttcttcttttcttttcttttttttttgtacataaaattattccttattttataataaaaggattattcatgtgtatatataattacatttatgtaattttttttatcataagaaataaaatataaaatatgcgttaacgtttttttttttttttttttttgtacatcCTTTAAAATTACATGACACAAAATAAAAggacatatgtatatatatatatatatatatatatatatatatatgtatatgttggTACCTGTTTTGttaatacatgtatatataggaatatattaatatatagaaaaatatctatatctatatatatatataaagagaaatatttctccttttatttattttttttcatagtaatatataaaatatacatatatatatatatatatttttttttttatatttatattacatagTTGTATTTTATACTAtattctatttatttttattttttttattttacatattttaaatattttcaattttGGTGAGctgttcatatttttgtattatttttttattttttattttttttattttattttttttttgggtttaatctatacattatatttatgaatatacaattttctctcttcttttatattaaaatatataatgatataaaaaataactttaaaaatatttttgtatttttttttttattttttaaaatatataaataaatataaaataatatattataataaaaaaattctatatttatatgcacattaaaattaattatattatatatatatatatatatatttttttttttttttttttataaccaCTAACTATATAAAAAGATTTGTTCTTAAAAAAGAActctatataattatatacaatatacaatatataatatataatatatatatatatatatatatatatatatatatatataagaacaaatataaattcatatGAACTATAAATTCAACgtcataatatatacttattcgattttaattaattttgaGGCtcttattcaaaaaaaaaaaaaaaaaaaaaaatatatatatatatttatatatatgtattatatttatatatattatttgttcaggtcataataattaaaaaaaaaaaaaaaaaaaaaaaatatatatatatatttatatatatgtattatatttatatatattatttgttcaggtcataataattaaaaaaaaaaaaaaaaaaaaaaaaaaaacaaaataaattcaattattatataaaaataaagtaattacaaatatatattttctatttaataaaaaaaaaatatatatattttttatctatataatataattgacATGCAACCATTTTCGTGAacaggtttttttttttttttttgttgttctttatatatatatatatatatataatatttataaaaaactgtagtaattatttaataaattaaaaaaaagaaaagaatttatttaaataataattactaTAAAATGAAGTGCAAacgtaaataatatacatacaataatatataaaaagaaacatgctttaaaatttttttttcttctgaatatatacaataagttatatatatatatatatatatataacagaa is part of the Plasmodium falciparum 3D7 genome assembly, chromosome: 9 genome and harbors:
- a CDS encoding ATP-dependent DNA helicase Q1, whose product is MNEDAMKILNKCSGEKKKGEDLNSCNLLEYYKTKYSSIDIEKAKLILKEQFLIPDFREKQLECLNSIKRFEHVLNIMPTGGGKSLIYQVLPLIIEGISIVISPLISLIQDQIISLRNKKIVAETINSSLNKKENERILDILKSQDLGNLKVLYITPETATSGYFIDILYELYINKKISLISIDEVHCISTWGSDFRKSYRNLNKILDICPYVRTYCCTATATKFVEKDIIRNLNFYIFNKDCDNNINNNNINNNNNIHNNNKYDDHNNNCKVLNIVRTSFNRPNLKYIIIYSDLIKDEKKNSVCDIINEKRNKGKIGIIYCFKRNTCDEISKYLREKGIQALSYHAGLTNNTRKRIQQKWISGKTNILVATIAFGMGIDRKDVSFIIHYNLPKSIENYYQESGRCGRSGHISFCYLFYSKEDVEKLSYIIKTSFAHLDMHDVNIEKKYEKEIYNLECVHNLCINEKCIRSQILSYFGETYPNKNLQTNNTSDHNKQTYKNQTHVEKYNFDTANMYHPSDQNKDNLTDEHFCCSFCYDTKGSRIKIQKVINLYENKKGSNISQFYSKGETHEYNYLYTNNGKHKLYDDDTYYSPSGEEPREKRSTNYYNKYGDKYGDKYDDKYDDKYDEKYDDKYGDRKLQEGIYKLNNKKIKGYIPFQSASSIIPKQIRDKGIIEVMKELEKREEELNEKTKNDQEKHKVNKMNLFKSNSMNVKRKHVFSSFKIPRKI